Genomic segment of Scyliorhinus torazame isolate Kashiwa2021f chromosome 7, sScyTor2.1, whole genome shotgun sequence:
ctatgcccctcataattttgtagacctctatcaggtcgcccctcaacctcctttgttccagtgagaacaaaccgagtttattcaacctctcctcataactaatgccctccataccaggcaacattctggtaaatctcttctgcaccctctctaaagcctccacatccttctggtagtgtagcgaccagaattgaacactatactccaagtgtggcctaactaaggttctatacagctgcaacatgacttgccaattctcatactcaatgccccggccaatgaaggcaagcatgccgtatgccttcttgactaccttctccacctgtgttgcccctttcagtgacctgtggacctgtacaccaggatctctctgtcaatactcttgagggttctaccattcactgtatattccctacctgcattagaccttccaaaatgcattacctcacatttgtccggattaaactccatctgccatctctccgcccaagtctccaaacgatctaaatcctgctgtatcctctgacagtcctcatcgctatccgcaatatcgaaagggttacaaggtagccaggaaagaactcaaaaatggactgaggagagctagaagggggcatgaaaaagccctggcgggaaggattagggaaaacctcaaggcgttctacacttatgtgagaaataagaggatgatcagagtgagagtagggccgatcagggatagtggagggaacttgtgcttagagtccgaggagataggggaggcccgaaatgaatattttgcttcagtattcactagtttTGCTTCAGTACttgctagagagagggaccttgatgCTCGTCATAATagcatgaaccaggttaataggctcgaacaggttgatattaaggagtatgtgctggaaattttgaaaagcatcaggatagataaatcccctgggcagacaggatatacccaaggttactacgggaagcaagggaggagattgctgcaccgttggcaatgatctttgcatcctcacactCCACTGGAgcagtactggatgattggagggaggccaatgttgttcccctgttcaagaaagggaatagggaaatccctgggaattacagaccagacaGTCTTACGTATGCGATGAGCAAAatgctggaaaggattctgagagataggatttatgattatttagaaaaacatagttgattaaagatagtcagcatggctttgtgaggggcaggtcatgcctcacaagcctcattgaattctttgagaatgtgacaagacacattgatgaaggttgggcagtggatgtggtgtatatggatttcagtaaggcatttgatcaggttccccatgggaggctcattcagaaagtcaggaggcatgggatacagggaaatttggatgtctggatacagaattggctggccgaaagaagacagcgagtggtagtggagggAATGTaacccgcctggaggtcggtgaccagttgtgtcccgcagggatctgttctgggacctctgctttttgtggtttttataaatgacttgaatgagaGAGTAGAAGGgtgagttagtaagtttgccgatgacacaaagattggtggagttacataagaacataagaagaggaacaggagtaggccatctggcccctcgagcctgctccgccatttaatgagatcatggctgatctttgtggactcagctccaatctccggcccgtacactatatccccgaatccctttattctttagaaaggcatctatctttttcttaaaaatgtttaaagaaggagcctcaactgcttcactgggcaaggaattccagagattcacaaccctttgggtgaatgcattttggaagggctaatgcaggtagggaatatacggtgaatggtagaaccctcaagagtattgaaagtcaaagagatctaggagtacaggtccacagatcactgaaaggggctacacaggtggagaaggtagtcaagaaggcatacggcatgcttgccttcattggccggggcattgagtataagaattggcaagtcatgttgcagctgtatagaaccttagttaggccacacttggagtatagtgttcaattctggtcgccacactaccagaaggatgtggaggctttagagagggtgcagaagagatttaccagaatgttgcctggtatggagggcataagctatgaggagcgattgaataaactcggtttgttctcactggaacgaaggaggttgaggggcgacctgatagaggtatacaaaattatgaggggcatagacagagtggatagtcagaggcttttccccagggtagaggggtcaattactagggggcataggtttaaggtgagaggggcaaagtttagagtagatgtacgaggcaagttttttacgcagagggtagtgggtgcctggaactcactaccggaggaggtagtggaggcagggacgatagggacatttaaggggcatcttgacaaatatatgaataggatgggaatagaaggatacggacccaggaagtgtagaagattgtagtttagtcgggcagtatggtcggcgcgggcttggagggccgaagggcctgttcctgtgctgtacatttctttgttctttgttctttgttctttgttcctcctacactccgtcctaaatctacctccccttattttgaggctatgccccctagttctgctttccccgaccagtggaaacaacctgcccgcatctatcccatctattcccttcataattttatatgtctcaataagatccccccgcatccttctaaactccaataagtacagacccagtctactcaacctctcgtcacaatctaatcccctcaactctgggatcaacctagtgaatctcctctgcactccctccagtgccaatatgtcctttctcaggtaaggagaccaaaactgaacacaatactccagatgcagcctcaccaacaccctatacaattgcagcataacctcactagtcttgaactccatccctctagcaatgaaagacaaaactcgattagccttcttaatcacctgttgcacctgcacaccaacgttttgcgactcgtgcaccagcacacccaggtccctctgcacagcagcatgttttaacatctcaccgtttaaataataatccattctgctgttattcctcccaaaatggatagcctcacacttggcaacattgaattccatctgccagaccctagaccattcacctaacctatccaatccttctgcagacttccggtatcctctgccctttttgctttaccactcatcttagtgtcgtctgcaaactttgacacattgcacttggtccccaactccaaatcgtctatgtaaattgtgaacaactgcaggcccaacactgatccttgagggaccccactagttacaggttgccaaccagagaaacacccatttatccccactctctgctttgttagttaaccaatcctctacccatgctaccactttaccctcaatgccatgcatctttagtttatgcagcaaacttttgtgtggcaccttgtcaaaagctttctggaaatccagatataccacatccattggctccccgttatctactgcactggtaacggcctcaaaaaattctaccaaattagtcagacacgacctaccctttgtgaacctatgctgcgtctgcccaatgggacaatttccctccaggtgccccgctatttccaccttaatgatagattccagcattttccctacaaccgaagttaagcttaccggcctataattacccgctttctgccgacctcctttttttaaacagtggtgtcacgtttgctactttccaatcctctgggaccaccccagagtctagtgaatgttgataaattatcactagtgcgtttacaatttccctcgccatctcttttaacactctgggatgcatcccatcagggccaggagacttgtctacctttagccccattagcttgcccaatactgcctccttagtgattacaatcatctcaaggtcctcacctatcatatctttatttccgtcacaggcatgttatttgtgtcctctaccgtgaagactgacccaaaaatcctgttcagctcctcagccatttccccgtctcctattattaaatctcccttctcatcttccaaaggacaaatatttaccttagccactcttttttgtcttatatatttgtagagtagaagcttttactatctgcttttatgttctgagccagtttactttcatagtctaccttactcttctttatggattttttagtagctttctgttgtcccctaaagacttcccagtcctctagtctcccactaattttttgccactttgtatgttttttccttcaatttgatactctccctcacctccttagatatccacggtcgatttttcccctttctaccgtctttattttttgtcggtatgaaccttttctgaacactgaaagatcgctcggaaggttctccactattcctcaactgcttcaccatgaagtctttgctccctgtctaccttagtaatcacctttgtttaagcacaaaacactagtgtttgattttaccttgtcatcctccaactgtattttaaattccaccatattgtggtcgctccttccaagaggatcccgaactatgagatcattaatcaatcctgcctcattacacaggactagatctaggaccgcttgttcccttgtaggttccattacatactgttccaggaaattatcccgggtacattctatgaactcctcctcaaggctgccttgaccaacctggttaaaccaatcgatatgcagattaaaatctcccattatcaccgctgcaccatttctacatgcatccattatttctttgcttattgcctgcccgaccatcctgttactatttggtggcctatagactactatcagtgaccttttcgccttactattcctgatcttCACCCaagttgattcaaccttgtcctccatagcaccaatatcatcccttactattgcccggatgccatccttaaacaacaaagcgacaccaccgcccttaccgtccattctatcctttcgtatagtctgataccctcggatatttaactcccagtcgtgaccatcttttaaccatgtttcagtaatggccactaaatcatagtcattcacgatgatttgcgccatcaactcatttaccttatttcatatactacgagcattcaggtaaagtacacttatgctgttttttatgtctttgttatgaatcctaacaccttgatcagtaacttttcgcaatttatttttcctcttaccctttctcctaattttccttgtctttgaacccatatctctacataacctgtcacgtaacctgctgccttgatctccattaaccattgtactgtccatagctttacacttcccttccccccccaacttgctagtttaaagttgtAGTGTCGAAGGCTGTTGCagtttacaacaggacattgactggatgcagagctgggttgagaggtggcagatggagttcaacctggatgaatgtgatgtgattcattttggaaggtcgaatttgaatgctgaatacagggtaaatgAGCAGGATTCTtgtaagtgtggaggaacagagggatcttgaggtccacgtacatagatcccttaaagttgccacccacgttgatagggttgttaaggtggggtatggtgtgttggcttcattaacagggggattgagtttaagagccgcgaggttttgctgcagctttataaaaccctggttagaccacacttggaatattgtgtccagttctggtcacctcattataggaaggatgtggatgctttgcagagggtgcagaggagatttatcaggatgcttccTGGGctggagagcatgtcttatgaagaaaggttgagggagctagggcttttctcactggagcgaagaaggcagagaggtgacttgatagaggtgtacaaggtgatgagaggcatggatagagtagatagccagagaccttttccccagggcggaaatggctgtcgcgaggggacataattttaaggtgattggaggaaggtataggggagatgtcagaggtcggttctttacacagagagtggtgggtgtgtggaatgcactgccagcagaggtggtggagtcagagtcattaggggcatttaagcaACTTTTGGACAGCAGTAAAGTGAAGGGgtttaggttaggttgatcttagattaggataagtggtcggcacaacatcgtgggctgaagggcctgtactgtgctgttctatatACCTGTACAGGTATTCCACAATTCGAAAAACTCCAGAATCCGAGACCACTCTCGGCCCCAAGCATTTcaaataagggatgctcaaccggtATCTGATGTCGCAGAATCTGATGCACAGCTGGACCTCTGGAAATCAGTGTCTTGATGCGTTTGTCGGCACTCACTCTGCATGGACGTTCCAAGGGGATTGGAAATTGAAATTCGCAGAACAAAGCCAATGAATGCCAGAGGGTGCTAATAATttgcaattaatttttaaaagtggCTGCCGTTGTGGGACTCGGTCCCAATTAGTTACCTTGTGCCAAAGAGTTACAGAATTTACAATTTGGAAATGGAGTATGGGATATTTATTTATGACAAATGAATAAAAACACCTTATTTGTCGATTCCAAGTTGAAAGGTTTAGTAATATATATACATAAATAAAAATATACAGACTTTTGTGTTTGTGCTATCTCATCTAGCCAAAGAAAACCGGAAAAATTCTCATCACAATTACAGGCGGGAATGTTACTTTGTGAGTGCATCACCTAAAGGAGTGAGAATGAAAGTCACCTCCAAAAATAAAGTAGCCCTCGAGAAAATAGAGAGTACTcaggaaaaaatatatattttcagtcCTGTTCCctcgtaactgaagtccctcatcactggttccattctagtaaatctcctctgcgctctTTCGAAAGCATCGACATTTTTCTCAGTGTGCTTGGTGTccagaattggacgcaatactcTCACCGAGGCTCAACCAGCGATTTGTCAAGTTTTAGCATAACCTCTTTATTTTTGTACATTATGCCTCAAATAATAAACCCAAGGATCCCATAtgcttttgtttaaaaaaagaCTTATCCCAACACCTTGAACGATCTCTACACGTGCATCCCAAAGCTTCTCTATTCCTTCACCCCCGTTAAAACTGTACTATTCACGTTTGTGTCATCGGAAAACTTTGACATTTTTGTCCGATATAACTAATTCCGATACAGCAAGAAAGATAACTCGATATATGGAAGATAGAAAAGGTTATATTGGTCCCAACAGTCTGAGCTAGTCCTTATAATCCACATCCTTCTATTTGATCCTTGCACGGGGTTATCGAGCTTCTCCCTCAAATGCATCTATGTTATTCACCCCACTCGctccctgtggtagcaagttccagatTCCGATCACTATCTGGCTAAAGATGTTTTCCCTGAATTCTCTATTCAATTTATATCTTATATTTATGGCctgttgttttcagagtccctcGAAAGTAGaaacggcactgctgcctcacagcgccagagtcccgggttcaattccggcctcgggtgactgtctgtgcggagtctgcacgttcttcccgtgtctgcatgggtttcccccgggtgctccggtttcctcccacattccatatGATAGTGAATTATTTGCAACTTGCTACCTACTTTGGGATACAATCAATTAATTATAAAGCCTTTAATTTATTTTTTCCCTGGTATGTCTTCTCTGACTAATTTCTTCAGTGAGCTGTTTTCTGAAATTTAGCATGCGCATCACATCTTTGTGTTGGAGTATTTCTTCGATGGAAAGCAACTGAACATCATGCGGCAACCGATGGACTGATTTTCCGTTCAGTGCTTCAATCATCTCCAGGACAGACGCCACCGAGTCTTCGGCTGTCGCGCGTGGGGTGGGGAAGATCCTGGCGTTCCACAGGCTGGGCCGGATTCTCCCGCTGTCTGAGAAAAGATGCTCTGAAATCTTCAGGCCCAGGCGCACGGCAGCCTCTCGGAAATCGAGGCCTAGCAGCCGCAGCTTGTGAATCTCGAGCGGTGAGGGGACTGTGTACTTGAGGTTGTCTCCTGTTCCGAACATCACAGTGACAAAGCCCCCTGGGATGCACAGCGAGTGCAGGAAGGTGTTGGGGGGTATGGTGGAATTCTCTCTTACGcagcacccactgacaatgctgttGGTGCCGACACAGCTGCCCGCTCCCAGCCGGGAGTACTCGATGACGCTGCCAGGAGACACATCGCACCCCGGCCCCACTAGGCTCTCAATGATGCACGGAACCTGGCCGCTACTCTCTGGGCAGAGCTGCTCGAGTCCACTGGGGTCAGACAGCAGCCCAAGATGTGCTCTCAGGGTCACGTCTGTTGTCAAATGGTGCAGATATTCCTGGGCAGTTCCCAGGTGGTAGAATTTGGAATTGTTCAGCATGGCCACATTAAGTGCAGTCCCTCGGAGACAATTGAAGATCTTCTGTCGATGTGCCACCAGCTGGTTTTCCTCCTGGCTGACATTGGCTGTGTTTTTGGTGTAATCTGGTGTGGCACCAGGCCCCAGAGCCTGAAGGAAGTCACCGTAGGCATCAATCTCACAACCGAGGGTGCCAATCTCTCCAAGGATTGCCAGCAACCGCTTGGCTGTTGGACGATCGAAGTAGTAGACGCTGTCTGTGTAGACAAAATCCATCTCAGTGTCCCCACCACTTTCGAGACCGTGGTCTGCCCTGCAGACTGCCCCTGACGCCTGCATGGTCTCCACACAGGGCTTGTGCAGGAAGCGGTGGCAGGCTTTATATTCCAGCTCCTTCTGAATGCCCTGCACACGGCCTGGCTCCAACACAAAGACACCATGCGTGGTGCCAATGGATAAGGAGGATGGATGAGCGAGGGCAGTGAAGCCGGGCTTGTCGAAGCATATGGCCTCAGTCTCACTAATGCTGTAGAGCTCAATGTCATCAGCACAGGTCACTAAGACCCCAGGCTTCATGTGGGTGGGGAAGTCGATGTACATCGCCAGTTTGAGCTCCAGCATTTGGTAAACAGGACTGCCCAGAGGCAGAGCGGTAAAAATCTTCCCCAATGCACTGGCACTCGGCAAACGTTGGCTATAGCCTCCTACAACAAAATAGAAATCACATCATAGCATCGGAATGCAAACATGTCCAGAATATGGACTGATGCACCAGTCATTTTCTCaaatccctccacccctccctatccctgtaacctcctccagccccaaatccctatctctgtaacctcctccagagccGACAccgcaccctatctctgtaatctcctccagagccgacaccactccctatctctgtaacctcctccagagcaGACACcgctccccatctccgtaacctcctccagccccttcaccccaccctatccctgtaacctactccagcccctacacccctccctatccctgtaacctcctccagccccttcaccgctCACTAttgctgcaacctcctccagcccctacacccctccctattgctgcaacctcctccagcccctacacccctccctacctctgtaaccacctccagcccctacacccctctccatctctgtaacctcgtccagaccctacacccctccctatctctgtaacctcctccagcctctacacacctccctatctctgcaacctcctccagtccctacacccctccctatctctgtttagcagtgagctaaacagctggcttgtaatgcagaacaatgccagcagcgcgggttcaaatccggtaccagcctccccgaacaggcgccggaatgtggcgactaggggcttttcacagtaacttcattgaagtctacttgtgacaataagcgattattattaaacacCTCCAGCccttgcacccctccctatctctgtaacctcctccagaccctaacacccctcctgatctctgtaacccccttcagacccaacaccctccctctctctgtaaccttctccagcccttaCACGCGCTACCCACTGAGCCAAGGCTGGCTTTCGATATCCAGTACAGCCTGTCCAAATAATGAGAAACTTCTTTAACCTTAGAATTGTATAATCAATACCAAAGACATTAAGCCCATCTGTTTGGAGTCCAGAGGCAGGGAGTTGAAACTTAGCTCACTACTTCAGTGTATCCCATGCTTAATTCAAACAATTACTCTTCTAACCCGGAGAGAAAGACTTTCAATATTTACCTGCGTGAATTAAAAGAATGGTGAAGTTATCCAACTTGTCTTCATAGAGTTCCTCTAATCGGTGAAGAGCATGGAGTGTTGACCCTCCGTTTCCTGTGAAAAAACACATACGAATGAACAACATTCCTGCAATCCTCTTATTTGGTCCAACCTCTGAGCCATTAATACTCAAACATGACTTGCGGTCCTTGCTCATTCTGTAATGCTCCATATGTTGCAGAGGGGAACGATTGGGCTGAACATCCCACTCCCTGACTGGACAATCTCATTGTAAATCAAATTATTTCAAAGAGTTTTTCCATTCAGAGAGTCAGGCAGGTAGGGGAGTCATCCTATTTACCTTATCCAAAATAGGAAATTTCAGTTGGGATAAGTGAACATGAATTGGGATAAGTGACAGGATAGATGCACAAAAtgaactagttagtgacaggctgcatggttttgtatggggaaggtcatgtctcaccaacttgattgagtcttTTGAAGAGGTGGCGAAAGAAAatagatgagggaagggctgtggatgtagtttatatggacttcagtacggcGTTTGATTGGATTGGACaacgtcccacatggcagactggtacaaaaactaaaatcacatgggattcggggtgggctggctcgatggatacagaactggctcggttatagaagacagagagtagtgatggaacggtgcttttctgaatggagatttGTAGTTAgtgggatcagtgctgtgacctctgttgtttgtagtatgtataaatggtctggaggaaaatgtgggtggtctgattagtaggtttgcggatgacacaaagtttcgcagagttgctgatagtgccgaggattatcagaggatacaacaggatatagatagattggagacttgggcacagaaatggcagatggagtttaatccggacaaatgtgaggtgatgcactttggaggatcaaatctaggtatgaattatactgtaaatggcagaaccctgaggaacattaacacacagagggatctgggcgtgcaggtccacagttccctaaaagtggaaaCACAGGTGGCCAAGATGATTAAGAAGTCATATGGcgtgcttgcattcatcagccggggcattgagtacaggagttgggaaatcatgttgcagctgtataaaaccttggttaggccgcatttggagcattgcattcaattctggtcaccacattatcagaaggacgtggaagctttggagagagtgcaaaaaagattcaccgggatgttgcctggtctgaagggttttggctatgaggagaggttgaataaacgagGATTGTTGTCATTGGAAAGGCAGAAGCTGAGGGGGGaatctgatagaggcctacaaaattatgagaggcatagacaggtggatagccagagactttttccaaaggtgcaagtgtcaattacaagggggcacaggttcaaggtgagagggggaaaatttaagggagatgtgcggggtaagtttttcatacagagagtggtgggtgcctggaacgcgctgccagaggatgtggtggaagcagcacattagcaacatttaagaggcacctgggTGGGTACATGAATAAGGAGGAAATAGGGATACGGACCTAGTTAAGGGcagaagtgttttttttttaaagttaggacatcatgatcggcacaggctaggagggccgaagggcctgttcccaggCTGTACTTTTATTTATTCTTTTGAAAGAGAAAATGGGATGAGGACAGGTCCTCTCTAATCTGGGGAATTAATGATAAATAAGGAAATGGTGAAATCGTTGAACAGATAGTGTGTCCATCAAGGTAGACAACACAAATAACATTCCAGAAATATTTGAAATTCAAGTGAGGAAAATGATGGAGGAACgtaaaacaattacaatcaccagggaaagggtgctgagaaaaaTATTAGAATTAAACGTTGACAAGTCCCCAGGGACTTGACAAACTTCATCCTAGGGTGTTACATGAAGTTGTTGCGGAGATAGTTGTCATGCAAGAGTCCCTTTATGAAATGTGTGCTTCTCAAATGGCAGCAGTGAtggcagaatgtgggtggagctgggctgtctttctgtctctcactctcatttTGAGCTGAAGAGCTGCTTTGTGGCTCCGtttagtttagttttagatttggagaaggtgTAGTCACAGGAaggtgtgtatgaatctctgcaagctaaagaatgttcatttggtgatttcaaagtggtaactgctctcaatagagaatttaaacctgctgtccttctgtaaaaagggtttttgtcttatggatgttaaaaggaaagatttaggggttacttatagagtactgtattctttggggggggtgtatttgaattgatggttgctaagatgttcactgtatgtttat
This window contains:
- the fpgt gene encoding fucose-1-phosphate guanylyltransferase, yielding MADAERVRSASRRRLRNFQRLRGKEVTPGGFWDIVVITAADGRQELVFEQQIRNKLQSNELPLGVRYHVFADPLGPKIGNGGSTLHALHRLEELYEDKLDNFTILLIHAGGYSQRLPSASALGKIFTALPLGSPVYQMLELKLAMYIDFPTHMKPGVLVTCADDIELYSISETEAICFDKPGFTALAHPSSLSIGTTHGVFVLEPGRVQGIQKELEYKACHRFLHKPCVETMQASGAVCRADHGLESGGDTEMDFVYTDSVYYFDRPTAKRLLAILGEIGTLGCEIDAYGDFLQALGPGATPDYTKNTANVSQEENQLVAHRQKIFNCLRGTALNVAMLNNSKFYHLGTAQEYLHHLTTDVTLRAHLGLLSDPSGLEQLCPESSGQVPCIIESLVGPGCDVSPGSVIEYSRLGAGSCVGTNSIVSGCCVRENSTIPPNTFLHSLCIPGGFVTVMFGTGDNLKYTVPSPLEIHKLRLLGLDFREAAVRLGLKISEHLFSDSGRIRPSLWNARIFPTPRATAEDSVASVLEMIEALNGKSVHRLPHDVQLLSIEEILQHKDVMRMLNFRKQLTEEISQRRHTREKIN